Within Desulfurobacterium thermolithotrophum DSM 11699, the genomic segment AATTTCTATAACAGCGTCGGGAAGAACCGACGCCCCAGCCTTATCAACTACTTGCCCGTTTACCAAAACCTTTCCAGCCATTATGAGAGCTTTTGCCCTTTCTCTACTCTTTACCAGTCCCTTTTCTACAAGAAGTTTATCTAAACGTTCCTTCTTGCTCATATTCCCCTTCTTGAAATTTCTTAATTTAACAATCTCATTATATCGTTGTAGAAAACAATAATCATAAGAAACGCAAGGATTGCAAATCCAACCTGTTGAAATCTTTCCCTAAATTCCATTGAAAGAGGTCTTCTCCTTATCATTTCTATAAGAAACATCAAGATAAGTCCACCATCAAGAACTGGAAGAGGAAGAAGGTTAAAATAACCAAGCTGAAGACTTATAAAACCCATAAAATAGAGGAAATTTGACATACCAGCTTCTGCTGCCTTTCCTGCAACTTCAGCAATCATTATAGGACCACCAAGACTCTTCATAGAAGCCTGTCCTGTTATTAGCTTATAGAGAAATGCAAAGAAAAGGGAAGTTTCTGCTTTAAATTCTTCAACTCCTTTCTTTATTGCCTCTATAAAAGGATATTTAACAAATGTCATGTCCATTTTTGGAACAATACCAATGGTATAACGTTTAAATTTGTCGTTAAACTGAGGAGTAACAGAAACTACAACCCTTTTATCTTTTCTAAGAACCAAAATTTTCAAAGGTTTTCCATCACTTTTACCAATTATTTTTACAACTTGTTCCCAGCTCACTATGTCTTTTCCGTTAATTGAAAGAATTATATCTCCCGGCTTAAGTCCTGCTTTTTCAGCAGGTGAACCGGAAACAACCTTTCCAATTATTGGCTTTATAGCAGGAACAACATCAAGAGTACCAATCCCATTTTTCTCCTCAACTCCTGTATGAACTTTTAAATCCAAAACTTCTCCATTTCTTTTTACTTTAAGAAGTAAATCTTTATTTGGATTAAGAGCTACAATCTGTGTAAAGTCTTTCCAGTTTTTTACAGGTTCTCCGCCAGCAGAGATTATTACATCCCCAGGTTTTAGAGGAATTTTTTCTGAAAGAACTGTCCCAACCTTTGCCATTTCAAGTTGATATGTAGGAACGTAACGGCCTATAGAAAACGTAAAAGCAAAAAAAGCAATTGCAAGAACAAGATTCATTATAGGTCCAGCAAGTGCAATAATTATTCTCTGCCATGGAGGTTTAGCATAAAAGTCATAAGGATTTTTTGCAGGTTCGTCTGGATTTTCTCCTGACATTTTTACGTATCCGCCAAGAGGAATAAGACTAATTGTGAACTCTGTATCCAAGCAGTTAAACTTAAAAAGTTTAGGTCCAAAACCAATAGAAAAAGTTTCTACTTTAACTTTGAAAAATCTTGCTGCAAGAAAATGACCGAGCTCATGAACAAAAATAAGAACTCCCAAAGCTATAATGAAGTAAAGAAGTGTTTGCATATAACCTCCTTTCTCTAATTTGTTAGCGTTAATGCAATGTTATAATCTACTCATATTAATAGGAAAATACAATTGACTTAAGAGCATCCTCTCCAGAAACTTCTCCTCTTTTTACAGCAAATTCTTTTTCGTGAAGTGTTTTTAAAAGGAAAAGGAGCTCTAAAAGTTTTTTCTTTTGCAAAATAGCTTTATATTTTTGTAAAACTTCTCTTGGAAGTTTTACCTGAATTCCATTTGCTAAACTTATGATTTGTCTTAGCTGAGTTTGTAAAAGTCCTATAATGGATAAAGGCTCTCCACCACAATTAAGAAGAATCTCTACTTGTTCTAAGAATTTTCTCCTATTTCCCTCAAGCAGAGGAAAAATCAGTTCAAAGACATTTACTTTACCACTTGAAAAGAGGAGAAGCTTTACAGATTCGGGAGTAAGTTCGTCCGGATACAAAATTAGTTTATCTGTTTCGTTTCGAAGTTCCCTTAAATCTGTCCCAACAGTCTCAACTATAAGTTTTAAAACTTCTGGAGTTATTTTTTTCCCAGCAGAATCAAACTTCTTCTTAAGCAGTGAATAGATTGCTTTTTCTGAATACCTTTCAGAAACAACAGTAGCATCAATAAATTTTTGGATTGCCGAAAATAACTCACTTTTAAGCTTCTTATAGTCAAGTTCTTCCATAGAAACAAGAATAAACTCATCAAAAGTTTTAATAGTATTTAAAAACCTTTCCTTGTCTACTTTCTTTCTTAAAACTTCGTTTAGTCTTTCTACGTTCAAAACCACTGGAACCGGCGATTTTCCAAAAAGAGAAGTCCCTGTAAAGTTGAAAAAACTATCGATATTTTCATCAACGTAAAACTTTTCGATATCTATTACTTCAGAAACTTTCTTTAAAAACTGCTCAGTAAGGTAAGCTTCCTCTCCATGAATTAAAACTTTTTTAAAAGGAAGTTTCCCTGTCTTTAACTGTTTTAAAACATCTTGTACTTTAACTACCTTCATCTACCTTTACTTTAACCAGTTTTATAGATTTTGGAGTTGTCGGACATGCATGAATACATCTACCACAACCAAGACAATGTTTTTCATGAAACTCTGGATGTGTAAAGTCTATTAGAGTTATAGCTTTATCCATTTGAGGACACGACCAATAACAAGTTTGACAAAATACACTTTGAAATGCAACACACTTACTCTTATCTAGTCGTGCTACATATTTAAACTTTTGGAGATTTTCTTTCTTCAATGCTCCTGAAGGACAGACATTAATACAGGAATAACACATTTCGCAAAAGTTATTTTCAAAATTCATAAAAGGAGTATCAAGAACTATTGGATTCATCCCTTTCACTTTATCAAGAACTCCTGTTTGACAGGCTTCAACACATTTTCCACACTTATCACAGAGTGAAACAAAAGTATCCTCATCAAGACTTCCAGGCGGTCTTATAAATTCTTTGTTAGGCTTAGATACCTCATATGTAAATTCGGCAGCAGCCCTTGCAACAGAATCAGCAAGTAGTTTAAAAAATCTTCTTCTGCTCATGGCAATCTACCCTTTTTATATCTTCTATAAACAAGAAATCCAATAATTAAGAACACACCTACTACAGTAAAAAGAATGTTTAGATTGTGAAGAACAAAATGCTTTACTTGAGCTCCATAAAAGTAAAAAAGAGCTGCTTCTGAGAAAAATCTCAAACCTCTTCCAATAATCGAAAAAACTATTAACTTCTTTAAGCTTGCAAAAAGAATTCCAGAAGTCACAGTAAAAACTTTATAAGGAATAGGAGTAAAACCAGCAAGAAGAACAATTAAACCTTCGTATGACTCATAGAGTCTATGAACTTTTTTAACCTTATCCTCACCAAACAGCTTAAAAGCTAAAGGTTTTCCACCAAAATACCCAAGATAATAGCCCCCAACACCTCCAAAAGAAGAAAAAAGAGTAGCTATGAAAGCGTAGAGAAAAGCATTCTGCGGATCTGCTACGCAGAGCGTAATTAAAAGAACGTCAGGAGGTATAGGAAAGAAAATAGCTTCAATAAAAGCATTAAACGCAAGTCCATAAATCCCGTACTTTAAAGCAAAATCTTGCCAATACTGTAAAGAAAGAATTTCCATTTCACCTACCAACTATAGTTTTGAAGCAAAGAAAGAGCTCTATAATCTGTAAGATCAAGATGAATTGGTGTTATAGAAATGTAGCCATTTTTTATAGCCCAGTAATCTGTACCAGGTTCTGTCTTCCAGTTAGGTTCTTCACCGCCAATCCAGTAATAAACTCTTCCCCAAGGATCCTTTCTTGCTTCAAGTTTTTCGGTATAAGCCTTTCTACCCTGTCTTGTAATTTTTATTCCCTTTATTTCCTTGTATGGAAGATTTGGAATATTAACGTTAAGGCAGCAATTTTCAGGAATTCCTTGTTCGTAAGCCTTTAAAACAATTTTCTTTGCCCACTCTCCAGCAGAATCCCAGTGAAAGTTTTTAAAAGCAGCAAGCGAAAATGCTATAGACGGAATTCCAAGCAAAACTCCTTCCATTGCTACTGAAACAGTTCCTGAATATGTGATATCCTCTCCAAGATTAGGTCCTTTATTAATTCCACCGATAATCATATCAGGCTTTTGACCTTTCATTATTGCATGAACACCTATATAAACACAGCTTGTAGGAGTTCCATCAACAGCATACCAGTTTTCATCCACTTTCTCACATCTTAAAGGTCTATGTAGAGTCAAAGCCCTTCCAACAGCACTTTTTTCTCTGTCTGGAGCTACAACAATAACATCTGCAAATTCAGAAAGCTTTTCGTATAAAATTCTTAACCCTTCTGACCTTATACCATCATCGTTTGAAAGAAGAATTTTCAATCTCTTATCCATTATCCAGTTTCCCCCAAAAAGACCCATCTGATTATACCTACAATTTCAACAATTCCATAGATTATAGAACTCACCATAATTCCATACTGCTTTGTTAAATATCCGTAAGTTGCATAAAGAACAGAAGCTATCAGAGCAACAGGAAAACCAACTTGTGGGAAACCAACAGCAGTAATCAAAAGAGCAACAATACCGGTTATAGAAGCTGTTATTTCAAGAGACTTTTGAAATTTAGTCCTTTCCAAATTCTACTCCTTTAAATTTTTTAAGGATTAAAATATAGGTAAATTCCTTTAAATTCTAGGTATCTTAAAACTTTACAGAGGTTAGACATGGAAAAGTTTAAACTAACAACAACTGTTAGAGCTTCTGGCTGAGGGGCAAAATTGAGCCCGGTCGGGCTTGAGAAAGTTTTAAAAAATCTCAATGTACCAAGGGATAAAAATGTTTTAATTGGAATAGAAACAGCAGAAGATGCCGGTGTTTATAAGTTAACAGAAGATATTGCTCTTGTTCAAACTGCAGATTTCATTACGCCGGTGGTAGATGACCCCTTTGTTTACGGTCAGATAGCCGTTGCCAATGCACTTTCAGATGTTTACGCAATGGGAGGAAAACCAGTAACTGCAATAAATCTTGTTATGTTCGCAAGTTGTAAGGTACCCATGGGATATTTATCAAAAATCCTTGAAGGTGGAGCAGATAAACTCAAGGAAGCTGAAGTTTCCCTAATTGGTGGACATACAGTCGATGATCTTGAGACAAAGTACGGTTTAGCAGTTACAGGAATCGTCCATCCAGAAAAAATCATCAAAAATTCAACTGCAAAACCTAATGATGTCCTTATCTACACAAAACCTCTTGGAATTGGTGTTCTTACAACTGCAATAAAGGCAGACATAGCAAAAGAAGAAGAGGTAGAAGAAGTATCAAATGTAATGACAACTCTTAACAAGTATGCCTCAGAAGCTATGGTAGAAGTTGGAGTAAGTGCTTGTACAGATATAACAGGTTTTGGATTCTTGGGACACTTATACGAAATGATAAAGTATAGTAAAGTTGGCGCTGAGATTTACACAGAAAACTTACTCTTTCTAAAAGGTGCAAAAGAGTATACCTCTATGGGACTTCTTCCAGCAGCTACTTATGAGAATATTGACTATGTAGGTGATTTTGTCGAATTTTCTGAATCTGTTGATGATGATGAGAAGATGCTCCTTTACGATCCTCAAACTTCCGGAGGACTTTTAATAGCAGTTCCAGAAGAAAAGGCAGATGAACTCATAGATAAACTTAAAGAAAAAGGAGTTAAATGGATCCAAAAAGCTGGTAAGATTATTGATGAAGAAAAAATAAAAGTTTTTTAAGAGGTTGCTCTGTGAAAAAGATTGCTGTAATTAGTCTTGGATGTCCTAAAAATTTGGTTGATACGGAAAATATTGTTGGACTTCTTAAGGCAACTGGTAACGTTGTTTTTGTTGATAATTTAAAAGACGCTGACATAATAATCGTAAATACTTGTGGTTTTATTCAACCAGCGAAGGAAGAATCAATAGACGAAATTCTTAATGCAATTGAGGAAAAAAAGGAAAGTCCTGAGAAAAAAGTTGTAGTCGCAGGCTGTTTATATCAAAGATACAAAGAGGAACTAAAAAGGGAGCTCCCTGAAGTTGATGTCTTCATCGGAGTTGACGAAATAGAGAAAAGCGTTGAAAAGATTCTAAACCAGAAGATTGCGGTCCAAAAACCTTATCTATTAAGGGAAATCCTTACTCCTCCTCACATTGCTTATCTGAAAATCTCAGAAGGTTGCTCCAATGCTTGCACCTACTGTGCAATTCCACTCATTAGAGGAAAACTTAAAAGCAGACCGATAGAAGAAGCCGTTGAAGAGGCTAAAAGGCTTGCAGATAAGGGAGTAAAGGAGCTCTACGTCATAGCTCAGGATACAACTGCTTACCTATACGATAAGGGAGAAAAAGAAGGACTTGTTAAATTACTTGAAAAGCTTGAAAAAATTGAAGGAATAGATTGGATAAGATTAATGTACACTTATCCTTCTCACATTTCTGATTCTCTCATTGATTTTGTGGCAAATTCAGAAAAAGTACTAAAGTACTTTGACGTTCCTTTTCAGCACATTAACAACAAAGTTTTGGCTTCTATGGGAAGGAAATACACAAGAAAAGATGCAGAAGTCTTAATTGATAAGTTAAGAAACAGAATACCTGACATTACGCTAAGAACCACCTTTATTATTGGATTTCCCACCGAAGGAGAAAGGGAATTTGAAGAGCTCTTATCCTTCATTAAGGATATTGAGTTTGACTGGGCAGGTTTTTTTAAGTATTCAAGAGAAGAAGATACAGCAGCCTATAAACTGGGAGACATTCCTGATGAGGTAAAAGAATCAAGACTTAACTTAATCGAAGAAGTTCAGTATTCAATTTATGAAAAGAAGCAAATGCAGTTACTAGGAAAAGAATTTGATTTAATTGTTGATTCACCTTCAGAAGAAATGCCCGGATTTGTTGAAGCAAGAAGCTACAAAAATGCTTACGAGATAGATGGAATAGTTTACCTAAAAGGTAATTTCAAACCTGGAGAAATTGTTAAAGCAGAAATTACAGCCTTAGCAAGTAGTGTTGACCTAATTGGGGAACCAATAAATATTTGATAGTCAATAGTTAATTCAAATTTAAAGGAATAGACTGAGGAGAAGAAAAATGAAGCAACAGTTTAAGGTAAATAAAACTTATGAAGAGATAAACGAAAAAATTAGGAAAGGTGAGGCAGTAGTTGTTACTGCTGAAGAAATGATAGAGATAGTTGAAGAGCTCGGTGTGGTAAAAGCAGCAGAAGAAGTTGACGTAGTTACAACAGGTACTTTTGGCGCAATGTGTTCTTCTGGAGCATTTTTAAACGTTGGACACACAAAGCCTCGTATGAAAATGGAAGAAATTTACCTTAATGGAGTTCCTGCTTACGGAGGAATAGCAGCTGTTGACCTTTACATTGGAGCTACAGCACTTCCTGAAAATGATCCAAGAAACGAAGTTTATCCAGGAAAATTTGAATATGGTGGAGCTCACGTAATAGAGGAACTTATAGCCGGAGAAGACATCGAGCTTGAAGCTTATGCCTATGGAACAGACTGTTATCCAAGAAGAGAAATTAAGAAACTCATAAACATAAAAACAATAAATGAAGCAATTCTCTGCAGTCCAAGAAATGCCTACCAAAACTATAATGTTGCAGTTAACAAATCTTCAAGAACTATCTATACATATATGGGAACTCTTAAACCAAACTTTGGAAACGCTACTTATTCAAGCGCAGGTCAGCTAAGTCCTCTTTTAAATGATCCTTTTTTTGAAACAATAGGAATTGGAACAAGAATATTCCTTGGTGGTGGTGTAGGATATGTTGCATTTCACGGGACACAACATGCACCCTTTGGAGTAAAAAGAAATAAAAAAGGACAACCAACTGGCGGTTCAGGAACTTTAATGGTTGTTGGAGATATGAAGCAAATGTCCACAGATTTTATAAAGGCAGCTTCTATCTTAGGATATGGTGTTTCAATGTTTGTTGGAATAGGTATTCCTATTCCGATACTCAATGAGAGAATCGCTTACTATACATCTGTTAAAGATGACGAAATATTTGCTCCTGTTATAGATTATTCTGTTGATTATCCTTCAGGAAATGCAAAACCGATTAAGTATGTAAGCTACGGAGAACTCCGAAAAGGCTTTATTGAAATAGACGGAAAGAAAGTTCCTTCTTCACCACTTTCTTCTTACTATAAAGCAAGAGAAATAGCAAACATACTAAAAGAATGGATAAAGAATGGAGAGTTTGAGTTATCTAAACCAGCTGAAACTCTTCCAGCTCCTGAACCAGACGTTAAAATTGAATACGATGAAAGAAAGGAGTAAGTCATGAAATTCAAAGTTTCTGTTCCAGCTTCAACCAGTAACCTTGGTCCCGGATTTGATGCTCTTGGACTAGCACTAACTCTTTACAATGAATTTATCATTGAACCTTCAGACTTTTATTCTGTGGAAATAGAAGGAGAAGGTGCTAACGAACTTCCAAAAGATGAGAAAAACCTCTTTCTAAGAGCTTATAGAAGTACAATGGAATATTTAGGACTAAACCAGCCAATAAAGGTAAAGCTTATAAATAGAATTCCTTTAGGGAGAGGACTTGGAAGTTCTGCAACAGCAATAGTTGGTGGAATTCTTGCAGCTGAAAAAATATCTGGAAAAGAGCTCTCACTTCCAGAAGTTATTGACGTTGCCTTTAAGTTTGAACCCCACCCAGATAACGTTCTACCAGCTTATACTGGAGGATTTGTTGTAGCAGCAACGAATGGAGATCTTTCCTATGTAAAACTTGACTTCCCAGAAGAATTAAAAGTTATCATTGTCGTTCCTGAGTTATTCCTATCAACTGAAGAATCAAGATCAGTTCTTCCAAATAGCTATACTAAAGAAGATGTAATCTTTAACATCCAAAGAGTTGCTCTTTTCTTAGGAGCTCTTCAGAAAAAAGATTTTGGACTTCTTAAAGAGGCCGTAAAGGATAGAATTCATCAGCCGTATCGTTGCGACCTTATACCGTCTTTTTGGGAAATACTATCAGAAGGATATAAGGCTGGTGCTTACGCAGTTTACCTTTCTGGAGCTGGAAGTTGCATAGGAGCTTTAGCAGATAAAAACTTTGATGAAATAGGAAAGGCTATGTGTAACGTATTTGACGCTTTGGGAATTGAATCTAAATATATTGTTTTGGATGTTGATAAAGAAGGAGCAAGAATAGAAAAAGTTTAAGAAACTTGACCTTTTGGGTTCTATTGGTATAAATTTACCTCTCACTCTCTAACATTGTGCGGAGGTAGTAAAATGTATGCTGTTATAAAAACAGGCGGGAAGCAGTATGTAGTTGAGCCTGGTCAGGTTTTAAAGGTTGAAAAACTCAACCTACCTGAGGGCTCTAGTGTTGAGTTCGAAGCACTCATGGTAAGGGATGACAACGGAGTAAAAGTTGGTGAAGAAGCAAAAGGTGTAAAAGTTAAGGCCACAGTTGTAAGACACGGTAAAGGTAAGAAGATAATTGTATTCAAGTACAAGGCCAAGAAACACTACCAAAGAAAGTACGGTCATCGTCAGCACTTTACAGAGCTCCAGATTAATGAAATCGTAAGCTAATTGGAGGTTTGTCATGGCACATAAAAAAGGTATGGGTTCTACAAAAAACGGAAGAGATTCAATTGGTAAAAGGTTAGGAGTTAAAAGACACGACGGTCAAATTGTAAAAGCTGGACACATTCTCGTAAGACAGAGAG encodes:
- the surE gene encoding 5'/3'-nucleotidase SurE, giving the protein MDKRLKILLSNDDGIRSEGLRILYEKLSEFADVIVVAPDREKSAVGRALTLHRPLRCEKVDENWYAVDGTPTSCVYIGVHAIMKGQKPDMIIGGINKGPNLGEDITYSGTVSVAMEGVLLGIPSIAFSLAAFKNFHWDSAGEWAKKIVLKAYEQGIPENCCLNVNIPNLPYKEIKGIKITRQGRKAYTEKLEARKDPWGRVYYWIGGEEPNWKTEPGTDYWAIKNGYISITPIHLDLTDYRALSLLQNYSW
- a CDS encoding 4Fe-4S dicluster domain-containing protein: MSRRRFFKLLADSVARAAAEFTYEVSKPNKEFIRPPGSLDEDTFVSLCDKCGKCVEACQTGVLDKVKGMNPIVLDTPFMNFENNFCEMCYSCINVCPSGALKKENLQKFKYVARLDKSKCVAFQSVFCQTCYWSCPQMDKAITLIDFTHPEFHEKHCLGCGRCIHACPTTPKSIKLVKVKVDEGS
- the rseP gene encoding RIP metalloprotease RseP — its product is MQTLLYFIIALGVLIFVHELGHFLAARFFKVKVETFSIGFGPKLFKFNCLDTEFTISLIPLGGYVKMSGENPDEPAKNPYDFYAKPPWQRIIIALAGPIMNLVLAIAFFAFTFSIGRYVPTYQLEMAKVGTVLSEKIPLKPGDVIISAGGEPVKNWKDFTQIVALNPNKDLLLKVKRNGEVLDLKVHTGVEEKNGIGTLDVVPAIKPIIGKVVSGSPAEKAGLKPGDIILSINGKDIVSWEQVVKIIGKSDGKPLKILVLRKDKRVVVSVTPQFNDKFKRYTIGIVPKMDMTFVKYPFIEAIKKGVEEFKAETSLFFAFLYKLITGQASMKSLGGPIMIAEVAGKAAEAGMSNFLYFMGFISLQLGYFNLLPLPVLDGGLILMFLIEMIRRRPLSMEFRERFQQVGFAILAFLMIIVFYNDIMRLLN
- the selD gene encoding selenide, water dikinase SelD produces the protein MEKFKLTTTVRASGUGAKLSPVGLEKVLKNLNVPRDKNVLIGIETAEDAGVYKLTEDIALVQTADFITPVVDDPFVYGQIAVANALSDVYAMGGKPVTAINLVMFASCKVPMGYLSKILEGGADKLKEAEVSLIGGHTVDDLETKYGLAVTGIVHPEKIIKNSTAKPNDVLIYTKPLGIGVLTTAIKADIAKEEEVEEVSNVMTTLNKYASEAMVEVGVSACTDITGFGFLGHLYEMIKYSKVGAEIYTENLLFLKGAKEYTSMGLLPAATYENIDYVGDFVEFSESVDDDEKMLLYDPQTSGGLLIAVPEEKADELIDKLKEKGVKWIQKAGKIIDEEKIKVF
- a CDS encoding nicotinamide mononucleotide transporter, producing MERTKFQKSLEITASITGIVALLITAVGFPQVGFPVALIASVLYATYGYLTKQYGIMVSSIIYGIVEIVGIIRWVFLGETG
- the holA gene encoding DNA polymerase III subunit delta: MKVVKVQDVLKQLKTGKLPFKKVLIHGEEAYLTEQFLKKVSEVIDIEKFYVDENIDSFFNFTGTSLFGKSPVPVVLNVERLNEVLRKKVDKERFLNTIKTFDEFILVSMEELDYKKLKSELFSAIQKFIDATVVSERYSEKAIYSLLKKKFDSAGKKITPEVLKLIVETVGTDLRELRNETDKLILYPDELTPESVKLLLFSSGKVNVFELIFPLLEGNRRKFLEQVEILLNCGGEPLSIIGLLQTQLRQIISLANGIQVKLPREVLQKYKAILQKKKLLELLFLLKTLHEKEFAVKRGEVSGEDALKSIVFSY
- a CDS encoding homocysteine biosynthesis protein — translated: MKQQFKVNKTYEEINEKIRKGEAVVVTAEEMIEIVEELGVVKAAEEVDVVTTGTFGAMCSSGAFLNVGHTKPRMKMEEIYLNGVPAYGGIAAVDLYIGATALPENDPRNEVYPGKFEYGGAHVIEELIAGEDIELEAYAYGTDCYPRREIKKLINIKTINEAILCSPRNAYQNYNVAVNKSSRTIYTYMGTLKPNFGNATYSSAGQLSPLLNDPFFETIGIGTRIFLGGGVGYVAFHGTQHAPFGVKRNKKGQPTGGSGTLMVVGDMKQMSTDFIKAASILGYGVSMFVGIGIPIPILNERIAYYTSVKDDEIFAPVIDYSVDYPSGNAKPIKYVSYGELRKGFIEIDGKKVPSSPLSSYYKAREIANILKEWIKNGEFELSKPAETLPAPEPDVKIEYDERKE
- the rplU gene encoding 50S ribosomal protein L21; amino-acid sequence: MYAVIKTGGKQYVVEPGQVLKVEKLNLPEGSSVEFEALMVRDDNGVKVGEEAKGVKVKATVVRHGKGKKIIVFKYKAKKHYQRKYGHRQHFTELQINEIVS
- the thrB gene encoding homoserine kinase, producing the protein MKFKVSVPASTSNLGPGFDALGLALTLYNEFIIEPSDFYSVEIEGEGANELPKDEKNLFLRAYRSTMEYLGLNQPIKVKLINRIPLGRGLGSSATAIVGGILAAEKISGKELSLPEVIDVAFKFEPHPDNVLPAYTGGFVVAATNGDLSYVKLDFPEELKVIIVVPELFLSTEESRSVLPNSYTKEDVIFNIQRVALFLGALQKKDFGLLKEAVKDRIHQPYRCDLIPSFWEILSEGYKAGAYAVYLSGAGSCIGALADKNFDEIGKAMCNVFDALGIESKYIVLDVDKEGARIEKV
- the rimO gene encoding 30S ribosomal protein S12 methylthiotransferase RimO, which gives rise to MKKIAVISLGCPKNLVDTENIVGLLKATGNVVFVDNLKDADIIIVNTCGFIQPAKEESIDEILNAIEEKKESPEKKVVVAGCLYQRYKEELKRELPEVDVFIGVDEIEKSVEKILNQKIAVQKPYLLREILTPPHIAYLKISEGCSNACTYCAIPLIRGKLKSRPIEEAVEEAKRLADKGVKELYVIAQDTTAYLYDKGEKEGLVKLLEKLEKIEGIDWIRLMYTYPSHISDSLIDFVANSEKVLKYFDVPFQHINNKVLASMGRKYTRKDAEVLIDKLRNRIPDITLRTTFIIGFPTEGEREFEELLSFIKDIEFDWAGFFKYSREEDTAAYKLGDIPDEVKESRLNLIEEVQYSIYEKKQMQLLGKEFDLIVDSPSEEMPGFVEARSYKNAYEIDGIVYLKGNFKPGEIVKAEITALASSVDLIGEPINI
- a CDS encoding YqaA family protein, with amino-acid sequence MEILSLQYWQDFALKYGIYGLAFNAFIEAIFFPIPPDVLLITLCVADPQNAFLYAFIATLFSSFGGVGGYYLGYFGGKPLAFKLFGEDKVKKVHRLYESYEGLIVLLAGFTPIPYKVFTVTSGILFASLKKLIVFSIIGRGLRFFSEAALFYFYGAQVKHFVLHNLNILFTVVGVFLIIGFLVYRRYKKGRLP